From one Paenibacillus terrae HPL-003 genomic stretch:
- a CDS encoding response regulator — translation MYNVLIIDDEEPLREAIRIIGDWKNLGIGQVFEATNGRFGLELLERHPIDVVMVDMKMPELNGIEFLRAIEKAYPNLLTIVISGYDDFEFTRQAIQSRVVDYLLKPINRQELNQALRTAVDILESRKQSESKFISQNITLNMSLPKLKEKLYLSILDGSFKRQANAALLPLIGADKPGNRFGVIVLRLLNRDEVRMTRFHGETDLMDFAVTNVMAQTSDERLSCFSFPHPRRAREVVSMCTLSPGQEEHMPLLLAQVTQKAATNLHGLFGMVVTAGVGKPCTDILELASAYTDAKGLIHSTDVLKLTGTSVIHTAPREGTMSEEVSWTDRLLLIQKDAQTGQANRAKVLLNDLLKQLASGSAFRLQDADRMLGEFHFLLREAAMEPGAFISVSATVSDPEGALAEQRKSVAEGDISADFTDFAQYGQRLNRLLELYITGVQHAQGGSQPFDITEIKRHIDRYYFEDIKISFFAETYFLSREYLMKLFKQQFGYGIHEYVQKVRMDKAKELLGDSSLKIQEISDMLGYKDKNYFSKAFRNYYQVSPSEYRVSQQ, via the coding sequence ATGTATAATGTGTTGATCATTGACGATGAGGAGCCGCTGCGCGAAGCTATTCGCATTATCGGAGACTGGAAAAACCTCGGCATCGGGCAGGTGTTTGAGGCGACGAATGGCAGATTTGGACTGGAGTTGCTGGAGCGGCACCCTATAGATGTGGTCATGGTGGATATGAAAATGCCAGAGCTGAACGGTATCGAATTTCTTCGTGCCATTGAGAAGGCGTATCCTAATTTGCTGACGATTGTCATTAGCGGCTATGACGATTTTGAGTTTACGCGGCAAGCAATTCAATCCCGAGTGGTAGATTATTTGCTCAAGCCGATCAATCGGCAGGAATTGAATCAGGCACTGCGCACAGCGGTAGATATATTGGAAAGCCGCAAGCAAAGCGAAAGCAAATTCATTAGCCAGAACATTACGCTGAATATGTCACTGCCGAAGCTGAAAGAGAAGCTATATTTGTCCATTCTGGACGGTAGCTTTAAAAGACAGGCAAATGCGGCGTTACTCCCCTTGATCGGTGCAGATAAGCCAGGGAACCGCTTTGGGGTGATCGTGCTGCGGTTGCTGAACAGGGACGAGGTCCGCATGACACGTTTTCATGGGGAGACCGATCTGATGGATTTTGCCGTGACGAACGTCATGGCTCAGACTTCGGATGAGCGGCTAAGCTGCTTTAGCTTTCCTCACCCGAGACGAGCGCGCGAGGTCGTTTCCATGTGCACATTATCTCCGGGGCAAGAAGAACATATGCCCCTTCTGCTGGCACAAGTGACACAGAAGGCGGCGACGAATCTGCACGGATTATTCGGCATGGTAGTGACAGCCGGAGTGGGTAAGCCTTGTACGGACATACTGGAACTGGCGTCTGCTTATACGGATGCCAAGGGGCTTATTCACAGCACGGACGTATTGAAGCTGACAGGGACATCGGTCATTCATACTGCGCCCCGGGAGGGAACGATGTCAGAGGAAGTGTCGTGGACGGATCGGCTGCTGTTGATTCAGAAGGATGCCCAGACAGGTCAGGCGAATCGGGCAAAGGTACTGCTAAACGACTTGCTGAAGCAGTTGGCATCTGGCTCTGCTTTTCGTTTGCAGGATGCAGATCGGATGCTGGGCGAGTTTCATTTTTTACTGAGAGAAGCGGCTATGGAGCCGGGTGCATTCATATCTGTATCTGCGACTGTATCTGATCCGGAGGGGGCTTTGGCAGAACAGAGAAAAAGCGTGGCTGAGGGTGATATCTCTGCGGACTTTACGGATTTTGCCCAGTACGGACAGCGGCTGAACCGTTTGCTGGAGCTTTACATTACCGGGGTTCAGCATGCTCAAGGGGGGAGCCAGCCCTTTGATATTACGGAGATCAAGCGGCATATTGACCGTTATTATTTTGAAGATATCAAAATTTCATTTTTTGCCGAAACGTATTTTTTAAGTCGGGAATACTTGATGAAGCTGTTCAAGCAGCAGTTTGGTTACGGGATTCACGAATATGTGCAGAAGGTCAGAATGGACAAGGCGAAGGAGCTGCTGGGCGATTCCAGTCTCAAAATTCAGGAGATTTCCGACATGCTTGGCTACAAGGATAAGAATTATTTCAGCAAGGCTTTTCGTAATTATTATCAGGTGTCACCCTCTGAGTATCGGGTGAGCCAGCAATAA
- a CDS encoding methyl-accepting chemotaxis protein, protein MKIGKKLSISFAAVLLLTLVVGIIGEYATSSLHKSYQSMIDDRVAKILMIKELKYDAASQTKYFRGYLVTGDQDEMNSYLKERETFAATMKKLQSTPVLDKPKQMAEQLQQMEAEYADIVKEITSYKQQGDVATYTRLVEEKCKPMALALEQQSQAMEQYQTELLNQSQVEQGEKLQYVQMMIIIAMALALVIGIVLAYVITRMIARPVVQVAKAARYIAEGDLTQEDIQIQQKDEIGEMAQSFNDMKRQLRSLMQVIYQNAQGVTLASGELSSGSGQVAEGTRQMAETVQGIHDSAGNQVERNRENQQAVKESAEGVQKIAQSASITAELSEQAIQETERGNSDLEETVIQMRHIQDTMKGSVKVIQELGEQSKKIQSVTQFIRDIAKQTNLLSLNASIEAARAGESGKGFAVVAGEVKKLAEQTGQASQQIAVFMDAMADTVNQAVDSIQKGSSEVEAGTNLIHRTGQTFSKVHEAVQTVAEHTQDVSAATEELSAITEQLLDSEQKLVGLSREIAGESELAAAVCEEQLASMEVIADSADSLRHMAAELMSEIQYFRITDDADENAPASGHSGDTNGGRGTFTRRTSMDRISISDTPIHPAS, encoded by the coding sequence ATATCAAAGCATGATTGATGATAGAGTCGCTAAAATTTTGATGATTAAAGAATTGAAGTACGATGCTGCGAGTCAGACCAAGTATTTCCGCGGGTATCTGGTGACTGGAGATCAGGACGAAATGAACAGTTATCTGAAAGAACGCGAAACCTTTGCAGCGACCATGAAGAAACTGCAATCAACGCCAGTACTGGACAAGCCCAAACAAATGGCAGAACAACTCCAGCAGATGGAGGCTGAATATGCAGATATCGTGAAGGAAATTACCTCATATAAGCAGCAGGGGGATGTGGCGACCTACACAAGATTAGTGGAGGAAAAATGTAAGCCGATGGCGCTTGCTTTGGAACAACAGTCACAGGCGATGGAGCAATACCAGACGGAGCTTCTGAACCAATCTCAAGTCGAGCAGGGGGAAAAGCTTCAATATGTACAGATGATGATTATCATTGCGATGGCGCTCGCACTGGTGATTGGGATCGTATTGGCGTATGTAATTACCCGTATGATTGCCCGTCCGGTGGTTCAGGTGGCTAAAGCCGCGCGATATATTGCAGAAGGGGATCTGACACAGGAGGATATTCAAATTCAGCAGAAGGATGAGATTGGTGAAATGGCGCAGAGCTTTAACGATATGAAACGCCAACTTCGTTCGCTGATGCAAGTGATTTATCAGAATGCGCAAGGGGTCACGCTTGCTTCGGGTGAGCTGTCCAGTGGCTCCGGACAGGTGGCGGAAGGCACGCGGCAGATGGCGGAGACGGTACAGGGAATCCATGATTCGGCGGGCAATCAGGTCGAGCGGAACCGTGAAAACCAGCAGGCAGTCAAGGAAAGTGCAGAAGGCGTTCAAAAGATTGCCCAATCGGCATCCATTACCGCAGAGCTGTCCGAACAGGCAATTCAAGAGACAGAGCGCGGTAATTCGGACCTGGAGGAAACGGTTATACAGATGCGCCATATTCAGGATACGATGAAGGGTTCGGTCAAGGTCATTCAGGAATTAGGCGAGCAATCGAAGAAAATCCAAAGTGTAACGCAATTTATTCGGGATATCGCCAAGCAAACCAATTTGCTGTCGTTGAACGCCTCCATTGAAGCGGCTAGAGCCGGGGAATCGGGCAAGGGCTTTGCTGTCGTGGCGGGTGAAGTGAAGAAGCTTGCCGAACAGACGGGTCAAGCTTCTCAACAGATTGCTGTCTTTATGGATGCCATGGCGGATACAGTGAACCAGGCCGTGGACTCGATCCAGAAAGGCTCCAGCGAGGTTGAGGCCGGAACGAATCTGATTCACCGAACTGGGCAGACGTTTAGCAAAGTACATGAAGCGGTACAAACAGTCGCTGAGCATACCCAGGACGTGTCGGCTGCCACCGAAGAATTGTCTGCAATTACCGAGCAGCTGCTGGACTCGGAGCAAAAGCTGGTGGGCTTGTCCCGTGAAATTGCAGGGGAATCGGAGTTGGCTGCGGCTGTATGCGAGGAGCAACTCGCTTCTATGGAGGTTATTGCGGATTCTGCCGATTCGCTGCGTCATATGGCTGCTGAGCTTATGTCGGAAATACAGTATTTCCGCATTACAGACGATGCAGACGAGAATGCTCCGGCTTCGGGTCATTCAGGAGATACGAATGGTGGGCGCGGGACATTCACCAGACGTACATCTATGGATAGAATTTCAATTTCAGATACACCGATTCATCCTGCTTCCTGA
- a CDS encoding carbohydrate ABC transporter permease, with the protein MLKKRGSQGDKGSKLEFGLFTLPVILCITIAFYIPFLMTIRYSLTKWNGISKHPKFVGLDNFKQILLGDANFAHAAWFTVKYAILYIVLVNVLAILLALVLDMKLKSSAWLRAAFFIPYILSLVIVGFIWKFIFMQGFESLGNSTGWGIFQLSWLGQEGLAFISILAVSIWQSIGFYMVIYIAGLQSVPEDLKEAAIVDGAGPIRRFFSITLPLLAPSITISVFMALTNSIKVFDVILSLTGGGPGGTTYSIAYDIYRDTFQNNLYGYGTAKALLLFVAVLIITIIQLSIFKRREVEA; encoded by the coding sequence ATGCTGAAAAAAAGGGGAAGCCAGGGCGATAAGGGCAGTAAATTGGAGTTTGGTTTGTTCACACTGCCTGTAATTCTGTGCATTACGATTGCATTTTATATTCCGTTTTTGATGACGATACGCTATTCCCTGACCAAGTGGAATGGCATATCCAAACATCCGAAATTTGTAGGGCTGGATAATTTCAAACAAATCCTGCTCGGAGACGCCAACTTTGCACATGCAGCCTGGTTTACCGTCAAATATGCCATTCTGTACATTGTGCTGGTGAACGTGCTGGCCATTTTGCTGGCGCTTGTCCTCGACATGAAGCTGAAAAGCTCGGCTTGGTTGCGGGCGGCCTTCTTTATCCCTTATATCCTCAGTCTCGTGATTGTTGGATTTATCTGGAAGTTTATCTTTATGCAAGGCTTTGAGTCACTGGGAAATAGCACAGGCTGGGGCATCTTCCAGCTCAGTTGGCTGGGGCAAGAAGGGCTCGCGTTTATTTCCATTTTGGCGGTATCTATCTGGCAATCCATTGGCTTTTATATGGTCATTTACATTGCAGGCTTGCAGTCCGTACCGGAGGATCTGAAGGAAGCCGCTATTGTGGACGGAGCGGGGCCGATTCGGAGATTTTTCAGTATTACGCTGCCACTGCTCGCCCCTTCCATCACGATCTCGGTTTTCATGGCTCTGACCAACTCGATCAAGGTGTTCGACGTCATTCTATCCCTGACTGGCGGCGGGCCGGGAGGTACAACCTACAGTATTGCGTATGATATTTATCGGGACACGTTCCAGAACAATCTGTACGGCTACGGAACAGCCAAAGCGTTGTTATTATTCGTCGCAGTGCTGATTATTACGATCATCCAATTGTCTATTTTCAAACGCAGGGAGGTTGAAGCCTGA
- a CDS encoding carbohydrate ABC transporter permease, with the protein MQRRRMGRILLEAGMIVLSLLFLYPLFLAINNSFKSFAEVMTDVIALPKQLSLDNYVYVWKFINYPRLFLNNTIITIVGLAGIVLVSSIAAYKLARTKSKWSSAIYMLCIMPMLIPFQSIMLTVLRLAKDLHLADSTWGLGLLYWGFGAPLAVFIYHGFVKGIPNEIDESAKIDGASGFRLFFSVIFPLLKSVTATIVIIDVMWIWNDFLLPLLMVNGSPSTKTLTLAAYTFVGQYTSDWQYAMTAMVMAVLPSIVVFIFLQKYIVKGVVAGAVKG; encoded by the coding sequence ATGCAACGCAGACGTATGGGACGTATTTTGCTGGAAGCGGGCATGATTGTATTATCGCTGTTATTTTTGTATCCGCTGTTTCTTGCCATTAACAATTCGTTCAAAAGCTTCGCTGAGGTCATGACCGACGTCATTGCGTTGCCCAAGCAGCTTTCGCTGGATAACTACGTATATGTATGGAAATTCATTAACTATCCACGCTTATTTCTGAATAACACGATCATTACCATAGTCGGGCTGGCAGGTATTGTACTGGTATCCTCTATTGCCGCCTATAAGCTGGCACGGACCAAAAGCAAATGGAGTTCTGCAATCTACATGCTGTGCATTATGCCAATGTTGATCCCGTTTCAGTCCATTATGCTGACTGTCTTGCGACTCGCGAAAGACCTGCATCTGGCGGACAGCACCTGGGGACTTGGCCTGCTGTATTGGGGCTTCGGCGCTCCCCTGGCGGTGTTTATCTATCACGGATTTGTCAAAGGAATTCCCAACGAGATTGACGAAAGCGCCAAGATCGACGGAGCCTCAGGCTTCCGGCTTTTCTTTTCGGTCATTTTCCCCTTGCTAAAATCCGTTACCGCCACCATTGTGATCATCGACGTGATGTGGATTTGGAACGATTTTCTGCTGCCCCTACTCATGGTTAACGGCTCACCCAGCACCAAAACACTTACGCTGGCGGCCTATACCTTTGTTGGACAGTATACGTCAGACTGGCAATATGCCATGACAGCCATGGTGATGGCTGTGCTGCCTTCCATCGTCGTATTTATTTTCCTGCAAAAATACATCGTCAAAGGTGTTGTCGCGGGAGCGGTCAAAGGCTGA
- a CDS encoding cache domain-containing sensor histidine kinase, protein MWRRITQKLVNKLILLFTSVIILVVGSLTIISYQMIERESVNHSIASTTNNLLLVNQNLEDYLEGMQQLALPQLRYNDIMNAIANENRDYASRMVIENYLRSMFYSRNDLEAIYLYVADRHQYYVVTRETYNITVRQGMNTDIPKLPWFKEAMASTTNESFQSFVSSRSDMGYVTPQGSFMAYHRVLRSIASRHPQAVLSFYYNTSAVDDIMKNIPLGKGDHLMLLSPERIPFYVDSLPLYERMRDSGVLAQIGQGGSGRVTWSDSSGSQEYLVVYDVGKKEGWRLVKPIPYRQIYEAATTTRNWSYVIGILFLGVSIILVTLTSNAITSPLHKLSTQMKRFSTGDFGATAPVKGHDEIAYLSLHFNEMVQRTEELINERYRMKLVEKNAILKALEAEINPHFLYNALQAISTQALKREMFDMADMVDALAQTLRYSINGKDIVVAREELQHIERYMGLQKARFGTRLRIELEWEDTLMGLLIPRLSVQTLVENSIKHALEKVSSDILIVISAESSSTDATITVRDNGPGISEDKLRQVLDSFEEKWEERESEHIGLKNLNTRLKLLYGDQAGLSIHTDETGTEIKMRIPQGGSSHV, encoded by the coding sequence ATGTGGAGACGAATAACGCAAAAATTGGTGAACAAGCTTATTTTGCTTTTTACCTCGGTGATCATTCTGGTGGTAGGCTCGCTGACGATTATCTCCTATCAGATGATTGAAAGAGAGTCGGTAAATCATAGCATTGCCAGCACAACGAATAATCTGCTGCTGGTCAATCAGAACTTGGAGGACTATCTGGAGGGGATGCAGCAGTTAGCCCTGCCGCAGCTTCGTTATAACGATATTATGAACGCGATTGCGAATGAAAATCGGGACTATGCCTCTCGAATGGTCATTGAAAACTACTTGCGCAGCATGTTTTATTCCCGTAATGATCTGGAGGCTATCTATCTGTATGTGGCAGATCGTCATCAATATTATGTGGTGACCCGGGAGACGTACAATATTACGGTGCGCCAAGGGATGAACACGGATATTCCCAAGCTGCCCTGGTTTAAGGAGGCGATGGCGAGCACAACCAATGAATCGTTCCAATCCTTTGTGAGTTCCCGCTCGGATATGGGGTATGTGACGCCACAGGGCAGCTTTATGGCGTACCATCGGGTACTGAGGTCGATTGCATCCCGTCACCCGCAGGCGGTGTTGTCCTTTTATTACAATACGAGCGCTGTGGACGATATCATGAAGAACATTCCACTGGGCAAAGGGGATCATCTCATGCTGCTAAGTCCTGAACGTATTCCCTTTTACGTGGACAGCCTTCCGTTATACGAGCGGATGCGGGACTCAGGGGTGCTGGCACAGATTGGACAGGGAGGGAGTGGTCGAGTAACATGGTCGGACAGTAGCGGTAGTCAGGAATATCTGGTCGTGTATGATGTCGGGAAAAAAGAGGGCTGGCGGCTCGTCAAGCCGATTCCATACCGTCAAATTTACGAAGCGGCTACGACGACACGGAATTGGAGCTATGTGATCGGGATTTTGTTTTTAGGGGTGTCTATTATTTTGGTAACGCTGACCTCCAATGCCATTACCAGTCCCTTACACAAGCTGTCCACCCAGATGAAGCGGTTTAGTACCGGGGATTTCGGGGCAACGGCCCCTGTGAAGGGTCATGACGAGATTGCGTATTTGTCGCTGCATTTTAACGAAATGGTCCAAAGAACCGAAGAATTAATTAATGAGCGTTATCGAATGAAGCTGGTCGAAAAAAACGCCATACTCAAGGCGCTGGAGGCTGAAATTAATCCCCATTTTCTGTACAATGCACTACAAGCCATATCTACACAGGCATTAAAGCGTGAGATGTTCGATATGGCGGATATGGTCGATGCGTTGGCCCAAACCCTGCGGTATTCTATCAACGGCAAGGATATCGTGGTTGCCCGCGAAGAGCTCCAGCATATTGAACGGTATATGGGACTGCAAAAAGCAAGATTCGGGACGAGACTGCGAATAGAGCTGGAGTGGGAGGACACGCTGATGGGGCTGCTAATCCCGAGGTTGTCCGTACAAACGCTAGTAGAAAATTCGATCAAGCATGCGCTGGAAAAGGTCTCAAGCGATATTTTGATTGTCATTTCAGCCGAATCCAGCTCTACAGATGCCACGATTACAGTCCGGGACAACGGCCCGGGGATCTCGGAGGATAAGCTGAGACAGGTGCTGGATTCGTTCGAAGAGAAATGGGAAGAACGGGAGAGTGAGCATATCGGCTTAAAAAATCTGAATACACGATTGAAGCTGTTGTATGGAGATCAGGCGGGACTATCCATACATACGGATGAAACGGGAACAGAAATCAAAATGCGCATCCCCCAGGGAGGAAGTAGCCATGTATAA
- a CDS encoding ABC transporter substrate-binding protein — translation MLKKMMALSGSLLLTVGLLSGCGSSGDSDAAKGKAGGNEELKPVTINMFTASPEYTDAFNAYIEEYKKVKPNVKINLEIMQADYNTILKSKIASGSTPDVFQTTAGGDIDTYADYSADLTNEPLAAAMTDAVRANMSSSDGKVLGFPVKGNLFALIYNKDLLTKAGVTSPPKTMAEMQDAVTKLEAKGITPFANAYKEWWVWKHIFQHYVDAAAQDAGVEPKQLVNDFIAGKAKIKDYPVLYNNFFSFIDLTVKHGTDKPLERDSNAEVSDFASGKAAFMTGKGAWDEEAIKKINPDLKIGIMGYPVSDKADQSVIITGADQALRINKDSEVAKETIEFFNWLYTSEYGKNWFSQVAKVIPPIKDAPLPDLEMPKEMESILKTSKSGDLSVNYSLDTFHQKFGELMQAYISGNMNKDQAVAEIEKAWVQLGSAQ, via the coding sequence ATGTTAAAGAAGATGATGGCGTTGTCCGGCAGTTTGCTATTGACGGTCGGTTTGTTGAGTGGATGCGGAAGCAGCGGTGACTCAGACGCAGCGAAAGGAAAGGCTGGCGGCAACGAAGAATTGAAACCGGTTACAATAAATATGTTCACAGCCTCACCGGAGTATACGGATGCTTTTAACGCGTATATCGAGGAGTATAAGAAGGTCAAGCCGAATGTGAAGATCAATCTGGAAATCATGCAGGCAGACTATAACACGATTCTCAAGTCGAAAATTGCTTCAGGCAGTACACCGGATGTATTCCAGACCACAGCAGGAGGCGACATCGACACGTATGCCGATTATAGCGCCGATCTGACGAATGAGCCGCTGGCGGCAGCCATGACAGATGCCGTTCGAGCGAACATGAGCTCCAGTGACGGTAAAGTGTTGGGCTTCCCGGTGAAGGGGAATTTGTTTGCGCTGATTTACAACAAGGATTTGCTCACCAAGGCGGGTGTAACCTCCCCGCCTAAGACGATGGCTGAGATGCAGGACGCAGTCACCAAGCTTGAGGCGAAGGGCATCACTCCATTTGCCAACGCGTATAAAGAGTGGTGGGTATGGAAGCACATCTTCCAGCACTATGTAGATGCCGCCGCGCAGGATGCAGGTGTAGAGCCGAAACAGCTCGTCAATGATTTTATTGCAGGCAAAGCGAAAATCAAGGACTATCCGGTGCTGTACAACAACTTCTTTAGCTTTATTGATTTGACGGTGAAGCATGGCACGGATAAGCCGCTGGAACGGGACAGCAATGCGGAAGTGAGTGATTTTGCATCCGGTAAAGCTGCGTTTATGACAGGTAAAGGCGCATGGGATGAGGAAGCGATCAAGAAGATTAATCCTGACCTCAAGATTGGCATCATGGGCTATCCGGTAAGTGACAAGGCTGATCAATCGGTCATCATTACTGGTGCTGACCAAGCGCTGCGTATTAACAAGGATTCGGAAGTAGCCAAGGAGACGATTGAATTTTTCAACTGGCTGTACACTTCCGAATACGGTAAGAACTGGTTCTCCCAGGTAGCCAAGGTCATTCCTCCAATCAAGGATGCACCGCTTCCTGATCTGGAAATGCCAAAGGAAATGGAAAGCATTTTGAAAACGTCGAAGTCCGGTGATCTGTCTGTCAACTACTCGCTGGATACGTTCCACCAAAAATTTGGCGAGCTGATGCAGGCATATATCAGCGGCAACATGAACAAGGATCAGGCAGTTGCAGAGATTGAGAAGGCATGGGTGCAATTAGGTTCAGCACAATAA